A genome region from Chelonia mydas isolate rCheMyd1 chromosome 12, rCheMyd1.pri.v2, whole genome shotgun sequence includes the following:
- the LOC114022071 gene encoding uncharacterized protein LOC114022071 isoform X5: protein MSWLQRGGRVGSSPGVDTLYRCGHALQVSLRYQRVAAPARLMNCGCFPGRASISPYRSVDLSLLKESKSEWRCLGLIAGDEWSLSAAQERAAVQTESDILLELGVNPICLEQNGCQALL from the exons ATGAGCTGGCTGCAGcgtgggggtagggtggggtcTAGCCCAGGTGTGGACACGCTTTACAGGTGTGGACACGCTTTACAGGTGTCGCTACGTTATCAGCGTGTGGCTGCCCCTGCCCGGCTGATGAACT GTGGCTGTTTCCCAGGCCGGGCATCCATTTCCCCTTACAGATCAGTTGATCTTTCCTTGCTGAAG GAGTCAAAATCAGAATGGAGGTGCTTGGGCTTGATCGCTGGTGATGAGTGGTCTCTGTCTGCAGCTCAGGAAAGAGCAGCTGTACA GACAGAAAGTGACATATTACTGGAATTGGGGGTCAATCCAATTTGTCTGGAGCAG